The genomic window ATTTTTTATTTCTGAAATAGTGGATTCGATTTCTGCTTTTCTTTCTTCTTTTATTGCCTGGTTAAAAGTCTCATAATATTTCTTTTCATCTATCATGCATTATCATCAAGGTAATTTGCTACCTTATATAGTAATCCTGGTTCTTCATAAAATGTCACAATTTCATCTTTAACAACGAAAAACAGTCCAAATGTTTCTAATTGCGGTTTATGCAAAGTTCTTAGTCTGCTGCTCGGCCAAAATAACTCCCATGTTTTTTGAAAATATGGTTCTTGTTCTTTTTCCAATCGAAACATACCATAATCGCTCAACTCATCATAACTTAAAAATCTGTTTATATCTCCAGTTTCCATTTTTACACTATAAGCAATGCCATCTTTTCCATATCCTAAAACAGCGCTTTTAAGGTTTTTTAGTTCATCTAAATTTTTTATTTGACCCAAACCAAAAAAGCAAAAAATAAAATTAAAAGTTTCAGGATCATAACCAGCTTGTTTTATAAAACTTTTTAATTCATCAATTTTTCTGTCTTCCATAGAAGCTAAATATAAAAGTGCAGAAGCTAAAGCGATATATATAAACAAAAATATATTTGAAACATCAATGATCACTAAAATAACCTGCATTGCCAACAACAAAGTTGATTCAATCATAAAATTAATAGCCCCTTTTCTTCTAATAACAAAATAAGAAATTATTAATAATAATAGAGATACCCCAAAAAACAGGTATCCTTGAATAAAAAATTGTAATAAGGGAATTAACCCAAATAAAACAGATAAAATTATATTCATTTAACCCACTCCTTATTTGCCAACACAAAAATTTGAAAATAAATTATTTAACATTTCTTCGTTATAGTTTTTACCATTTAATTCATAAATTTTTTCCAACGCCTTTCTTATATCAAACATTATAAAATCTTTAGATATGCCATTTTCAATGTTATTCGATGCTTTTTCTAAATGATTTAGGGTTTCTTTCAAGATATCTTTTTGTCTACTATTTGTAAGTAATGGTTTTTTTATAGTCAATTTATTTATAAATTTCTTATAAATTTCTTCTTCAAGGTCTTTTATATTACCTTCTTTAGCAGATATACTTATATAATGATAATTTTTTAAAAAAAATGGTTGAACAAAATTTTTATCATCGTTTTTATTTAGAACAATTATTAACTCTTTGTTTTTATAATCTTTATTAATTTTTTCAAATATTTTTTCATCATCTTTATTTGGGTTTGATCCATCAACAATAAATATAATTAAGTCAGAGTTTTTAATTGAATCAATAGATTTTTGAATTCCTATTTTCTCTATTTTATCTTCGGATTCTCTTATACCAGCTGTATCTATCACTCTTAAATATATTCCTTTGATGTTTAAATTTTCTTCTATAGTATCTCTTGTTGTCCCTGGGATATCTGTAACTATAGCTCTATCTTTTCGTAATAGAGCATTTAATAGCGTACTTTTACCAGAGTTTGGTTTCCCAACAATTGCTGTTTTAATCCCATGTACAGCCATAATTCCATTGTCTGCATTTAATAATATTTCTTTGCCAGCTTTTATAATGCTATCCACTTTATTTTTAAGGGTATCTGATTCACTTTCAAAGGCTATATCATCTGGATAATCGAGTTCTACTTCTATTTCTGTTGAGAGATCTAAGAGATCTTTTTCTATTTTACTAATATCCTTTGATAATCCCATAGTTACTTGATTTCTTGAAGCATCAAGAGATAACTCTGTTTCTGAATGAATCATGTTGTTAATAGATTCAGCTTTTATTAAATCCATCTTGTTATTTAATACAGCTCTTTTTGAAAATTCTCCTTCTATTGCATCTCTTGAATATCTTTTTAAGATAGTTATTAATTCTTCTATTATCTTTGGACCACCGTGACAAAATATTTCAAGCATATCTTCTCCTGTATAAGACTTAGGCCCTTTGTGGAATGTCCATGTGATTTCATCAATTTTCTTTTCATTATCTATAAACCAGTTATAATACATTTTTTTTG from Geotoga petraea includes these protein-coding regions:
- the mnmE gene encoding tRNA uridine-5-carboxymethylaminomethyl(34) synthesis GTPase MnmE, yielding MFKDTIVALSSSYGISAIGVIRISGNNVEDIIRNHLRKSFKPKKMYYNWFIDNEKKIDEITWTFHKGPKSYTGEDMLEIFCHGGPKIIEELITILKRYSRDAIEGEFSKRAVLNNKMDLIKAESINNMIHSETELSLDASRNQVTMGLSKDISKIEKDLLDLSTEIEVELDYPDDIAFESESDTLKNKVDSIIKAGKEILLNADNGIMAVHGIKTAIVGKPNSGKSTLLNALLRKDRAIVTDIPGTTRDTIEENLNIKGIYLRVIDTAGIRESEDKIEKIGIQKSIDSIKNSDLIIFIVDGSNPNKDDEKIFEKINKDYKNKELIIVLNKNDDKNFVQPFFLKNYHYISISAKEGNIKDLEEEIYKKFINKLTIKKPLLTNSRQKDILKETLNHLEKASNNIENGISKDFIMFDIRKALEKIYELNGKNYNEEMLNNLFSNFCVGK